The Equus przewalskii isolate Varuska chromosome 5, EquPr2, whole genome shotgun sequence genome window below encodes:
- the KRT84 gene encoding keratin, type II cuticular Hb4, with amino-acid sequence MSCRSYRVSSCRRVGNFSSCSAGTLPNLNRFRASSVSCRSGPSFRGVGGFGSRSVITLGSCSPRIAAVGPHPIRCGVGFGAGSGVAFGFGDGIGAGLGCGVGSGLGYGFGGPGFGYRVGGFGIPAAPSITAVTVNQSLLTPLNLEIDPNAQRVKRDEKEQIKTLNNKFASFIDKVRFLEQQNKLLETKWSFLQEQKCAKSNLEPLFENYITSLQRQLDVVTSEQARFEAERNHLQDVLEGFKKKYEEEVGFRANAENEFVALKKDVDAAFLNKADLEANVDTLIQEIDFLKTLYMAEIQLLQSHISETSVIVKMDNSRDLDLDGIIAEIKAQYEEVARRSRADAEAWYQTKYEEMRVTAGQHCDNLRNTRDEINELTRLIQRLKAEIEHAKAQRVKLEAAVAQAEQQGEAALNDAKCKLADLEGALQQAKQDMARQLREYQELMNAKLGLDIEIATYRRLLEGEEIRICEGVGPVNISVSSSRGGVLCGPESLVTSSTLSRSGLTFSSGSSIRSSGDLLSAGSRGCSVLVGDACAPSVPCPLPTEGGFSSCSGGRSSRSSSVRFVTTTTSRRTKY; translated from the exons ATGTCTTGCCGCTCCTACCGAGTCAGCTCTTGCCGCCGTGTGGGCAACTTCAGCTCTTGCTCAGCAGGGACCCTCCCCAACCTGAACCGCTTCCGGGCCAGCTCTGTCTCCTGCAGGAGTGGGCCCAGCTTCCGGGGCGTCGGCGGCTTTGGCAGTCGGAGCGTCATCACCCTTGGATCATGCTCACCCCGGATAGCGGCTGTAGGCCCTCATCCCATCCGCTGTGGAGTCGGCTTTGGTGCTGGCAGTGGGGTGGCCTTTGGCTTTGGTGATGGCATTGGTGCTGGTCTGGGGTGTGGGGTCGGCAGTGGCCTTGGCTATGGCTTCGGCGGCCCTGGCTTTGGCTACAGAGTTGGAGGATTTGGCATCCCGGCGGCTCCATCTATCACAGCAGTGACTGTTAACCAGAGCCTGCTGACCCCCCTCAACCTGGAGATTGACCCCAACGCCCAGAGGGTGAAGAGGGATGAGAAGGAGCAAATCAAGACCCTCAACAACAAATTTGCCTCCTTCATCGACAAG GTGCGGTTCCTGGAGCAGCAGAATAAGCTCCTAGAGACCAAGTGGAGCTTCCTCCAAGAGCAGAAATGTGCCAAGAGCAACCTGGAGCCCCTCTTCGAGAACTACATCACCAGCCTGCAGAGGCAGCTGGACGTAGTGACCAGCGAACAGGCCCGGTTCGAGGCTGAGAGGAACCACCTGCAAGATGTCCTTGAGGGTTTCAAGAAGAA GTATGAAGAGGAAGTAGGATTCCGCGCCAATGCCGAGAATGAGTTTGTGGCTCTGAAGAAG GATGTGGATGCAGCTTTCTTAAACAAGGCTGACCTAGAGGCCAACGTGGACACCCTAATTCAGGAAATCGACTTCCTGAAAACCCTCTACATGGCG GAAATCCAGTTGCTGCAGTCACACATCTCAGAGACATCGGTCATCGTGAAGATGGACAACAGCAGAGACCTGGACCTTGACGGGATCATTGCCGAAATCAAGGCCCAGTATGAAGAGGTCGCCAGGCGAAGTCGGGCTGATGCTGAGGCCTGGTACCAGACCAAG TATGAAGAGATGCGGGTGACAGCTGGCCAACACTGTGACAACCTGCGCAATACACGGGATGAGATCAATGAGCTGACTCGCCTGATCCAGCGGCTGAAGGCGGAGATCGAGCACGCTAAGGCTCAG CGGGTCAAGCTGGAGGCCGCGGTGGCCCAGGCGGAGCAGCAGGGTGAGGCGGCCCTCAACGACGCCAAGTGCAAGCTGGCAGATCTGGAGGGCGCGCTGCAGCAGGCCAAGCAGGACATGGCGCGGCAGCTGCGCGAGTACCAGGAGCTCATGAACGCCAAGCTGGGCCTGGACATCGAGATCGCCACCTACAGGCGCCTGCTGGAGGGCGAGGAGATCCG gatCTGCGAAGGTGTTGGACCAGTAAACATAT CCGTGAGCAGCTCCCGGGGCGGCGTGCTATGCGGGCCTGAGTCCCTAGTCACCAGCTCCACCCTCTCGCGCAGTGGGCTCACCTTCTCCAGCGGCAGCAGCATCCGGTCCAGTGGTGACCTGCTGAGTGCTGGCTCCCGGGGGTGCTCGGTGCTGGTGGGCGACGCCTGCGCCCCCAGTGTCCCCTGCCCGCTGCCCACCGAGGGGGGCTTCAGCAGCTGTAGCGGGGGCCGCAGCAGCCGCAGCTCCAGCGTCCGCTTCGTGACCACCACCACCTCACGCAGAACCAAATATTGA
- the KRT82 gene encoding keratin, type II cuticular Hb2 isoform X1, giving the protein MSCRSFQQGSRCGSRSFSSNSAVLPRMVTHYTVSKGPFQLGGSGGLRALGCLGSRSLCNVGFGRPRVASRCSLPGFGYRLGATCGPSACIAPVTINESLLVPLELEIDPTVQRVKRDEKEQIKCLNNRFASFINKVRFLEQKNKLLETKWNFMQQQRCCQSNIEPIFEAYICALRRQLDCVAGDRARLESELCSLQDALEGYKKKYEEELALRPCAENEFVALKKDVDTAFLTKADLETNVEALVQEIDFLKSLYEEEVCLLQSQISETSVIVKMDNGRELDVDGIVAEIKAQYDEIASRSKAEAEAWYQCRVRPGRCWGGTAEPLSPRKWYEELRLTAGNHCDNLRTRKNEILEMNKLIQRLQQDIENVKAQRCKLEATVTQAEQQGEAALTDAKCKLAGLEEALQKAKQDMACLLREYQEVMNSKLGLDIEIATYRRLLEGEEHRLCEGIGPVNISVSSSKGAILYEPCVVSTPVLRTEYCPGGAGVLKSSGSCSIVGTGELYIPCEPQGPLGCGSRRGPSTKLGAGGSSSCHKC; this is encoded by the exons ATGTCCTGCCGCTCCTTCCAGCAGGGCTCCAGATGTGGCAGTCGGAGCTTCAGCTCGAACTCGGCCGTCCTCCCGCGGATGGTCACCCACTACACAGTGAGCAAGGGGCCATTCCAGCTCGGAGGCAGCGGGGGCCTCCGCGCCCTGGGCTGCCTCGGCTCTCGGAGCCTGTGCAACGTGGGCTTTGGAAGGCCCCGGGTCGCCTCCAGGTGCAGCCTGCCTGGCTTCGGGTACCGACTGGGGGCCACCTGTGGACCTTCTGCCTGCATCGCCCCCGTCACCATCAATGAGAGCCTGTTGGTCCCACTGGAGCTGGAGATCGACCCGACCGTTCAGCGGGTGAAGAGGGACGAAAAGGAGCAGATCAAGTGCCTCAATAACCGCTTTGCATCCTTCATCAACAAG GTCCGGTTCCTGGAGCAGAAGAACAAGCTGCTGGAGACCAAGTGGAACTTCATGCAGCAGCAGAGGTGCTGCCAGAGCAACATCGAGCCCATCTTCGAGGCCTACATCTGTGCCCTCCGGAGGCAGCTGGACTGCGTGGCCGGGGACCGGGCCAGGCTGGAGTCGGAGCTCTGCAGCCTCCAGGACGCGCTGGAGGGCTACAAGAAGAA ATACGAGGAGGAGCTGGCCCTGCGGCCCTGCGCTGAGAATGAGTTTGTGGCCTTGAAGAAG GACGTGGACACAGCCTTCCTCACGAAAGCCGACCTGGAGACCAACGTGGAGGCTCTGGTCCAGGAGATCGACTTCCTGAAAAGCCTGTATGAGGAG gaggtCTGCCTGCTCCAGTCTCAGATCTCAGAAACCTCGGTCATTGTGAAGATGGACAACGGCCGGGAGCTGGACGTGGATGGCATCGTTGCCGAGATCAAGGCCCAGTATGATGAGATCGCCAGCCGCAGCAAAGCCGAAGCAGAGGCCTGGTACCAGTGCCGGGTGAGGCCCGGGCGGTGCTGGGGGGGGACCGCAGAGCCACTGTCCCCCAGGAAGTGG TATGAGGAACTGAGGCTGACAGCCGGGAACCACTGCGACAACCTCCGAACCCGCAAGAACGAGATCCTGGAAATGAACAAGCTGATCCAGCGGCTGCAGCAGGACATTGAGAACGTCAAAGCCCAG CGCTGCAAGCTGGAGGCCACAGTGACCCAGGCAGAGCAGCAAGGTGAGGCGGCCCTCACCGACGCCAAGTGCAAGCTGGCCGGGCTGGAGGAGGCCCTGCAGAAGGCCAAGCAGGACATGGCCTGCCTGCTCAGGGAGTACCAGGAGGTGATGAACTCCAAGCTGGGCCTGGACATTGAGATCGCCACCTACAGGCGCCTGCTGGAAGGTGAGGAGCACAG GCTGTGCGAAGGCATCGGACCCGTGAATATCT CCGTGAGCAGCTCCAAAGGTGCCATCCTGTATGAGCCATGCGTGGTCAGCACCCCCGTGCTGAGGACCGAGTACTGCCCAGGGGGCGCCGGTGTCCTCAAGAGCAGTGGGAGCTGCAGCATCGTGGGCACCGGTGAACTCTACATCCCCTGCGAGCCCCAGGGACCACTGGGCTGTGGGAGCAGGCGAGGCCCCAGCAcaaagctgggggctgggggcagctccTCCTGCCACAAGTGTTAA
- the KRT82 gene encoding keratin, type II cuticular Hb2 isoform X2, producing MSCRSFQQGSRCGSRSFSSNSAVLPRMVTHYTVSKGPFQLGGSGGLRALGCLGSRSLCNVGFGRPRVASRCSLPGFGYRLGATCGPSACIAPVTINESLLVPLELEIDPTVQRVKRDEKEQIKCLNNRFASFINKVRFLEQKNKLLETKWNFMQQQRCCQSNIEPIFEAYICALRRQLDCVAGDRARLESELCSLQDALEGYKKKYEEELALRPCAENEFVALKKDVDTAFLTKADLETNVEALVQEIDFLKSLYEEEVCLLQSQISETSVIVKMDNGRELDVDGIVAEIKAQYDEIASRSKAEAEAWYQCRYEELRLTAGNHCDNLRTRKNEILEMNKLIQRLQQDIENVKAQRCKLEATVTQAEQQGEAALTDAKCKLAGLEEALQKAKQDMACLLREYQEVMNSKLGLDIEIATYRRLLEGEEHRLCEGIGPVNISVSSSKGAILYEPCVVSTPVLRTEYCPGGAGVLKSSGSCSIVGTGELYIPCEPQGPLGCGSRRGPSTKLGAGGSSSCHKC from the exons ATGTCCTGCCGCTCCTTCCAGCAGGGCTCCAGATGTGGCAGTCGGAGCTTCAGCTCGAACTCGGCCGTCCTCCCGCGGATGGTCACCCACTACACAGTGAGCAAGGGGCCATTCCAGCTCGGAGGCAGCGGGGGCCTCCGCGCCCTGGGCTGCCTCGGCTCTCGGAGCCTGTGCAACGTGGGCTTTGGAAGGCCCCGGGTCGCCTCCAGGTGCAGCCTGCCTGGCTTCGGGTACCGACTGGGGGCCACCTGTGGACCTTCTGCCTGCATCGCCCCCGTCACCATCAATGAGAGCCTGTTGGTCCCACTGGAGCTGGAGATCGACCCGACCGTTCAGCGGGTGAAGAGGGACGAAAAGGAGCAGATCAAGTGCCTCAATAACCGCTTTGCATCCTTCATCAACAAG GTCCGGTTCCTGGAGCAGAAGAACAAGCTGCTGGAGACCAAGTGGAACTTCATGCAGCAGCAGAGGTGCTGCCAGAGCAACATCGAGCCCATCTTCGAGGCCTACATCTGTGCCCTCCGGAGGCAGCTGGACTGCGTGGCCGGGGACCGGGCCAGGCTGGAGTCGGAGCTCTGCAGCCTCCAGGACGCGCTGGAGGGCTACAAGAAGAA ATACGAGGAGGAGCTGGCCCTGCGGCCCTGCGCTGAGAATGAGTTTGTGGCCTTGAAGAAG GACGTGGACACAGCCTTCCTCACGAAAGCCGACCTGGAGACCAACGTGGAGGCTCTGGTCCAGGAGATCGACTTCCTGAAAAGCCTGTATGAGGAG gaggtCTGCCTGCTCCAGTCTCAGATCTCAGAAACCTCGGTCATTGTGAAGATGGACAACGGCCGGGAGCTGGACGTGGATGGCATCGTTGCCGAGATCAAGGCCCAGTATGATGAGATCGCCAGCCGCAGCAAAGCCGAAGCAGAGGCCTGGTACCAGTGCCGG TATGAGGAACTGAGGCTGACAGCCGGGAACCACTGCGACAACCTCCGAACCCGCAAGAACGAGATCCTGGAAATGAACAAGCTGATCCAGCGGCTGCAGCAGGACATTGAGAACGTCAAAGCCCAG CGCTGCAAGCTGGAGGCCACAGTGACCCAGGCAGAGCAGCAAGGTGAGGCGGCCCTCACCGACGCCAAGTGCAAGCTGGCCGGGCTGGAGGAGGCCCTGCAGAAGGCCAAGCAGGACATGGCCTGCCTGCTCAGGGAGTACCAGGAGGTGATGAACTCCAAGCTGGGCCTGGACATTGAGATCGCCACCTACAGGCGCCTGCTGGAAGGTGAGGAGCACAG GCTGTGCGAAGGCATCGGACCCGTGAATATCT CCGTGAGCAGCTCCAAAGGTGCCATCCTGTATGAGCCATGCGTGGTCAGCACCCCCGTGCTGAGGACCGAGTACTGCCCAGGGGGCGCCGGTGTCCTCAAGAGCAGTGGGAGCTGCAGCATCGTGGGCACCGGTGAACTCTACATCCCCTGCGAGCCCCAGGGACCACTGGGCTGTGGGAGCAGGCGAGGCCCCAGCAcaaagctgggggctgggggcagctccTCCTGCCACAAGTGTTAA
- the LOC103558884 gene encoding keratin, type II cytoskeletal 5-like: protein MTQRSSVTIKSGGTRNFSASSASLLSGCRPSFSSFSVSQGGKSFGGGFGGGFGTRSLHNLGGSKRISVSGSYHSSRAGFGGAGYGLGLGGTGYRVGGACSGFGFGSGMMSGAGGIQEVTVNQSLLTPLHLEIDPSLQRVRKEEREQIKTLNNKFASFIDKVRFLEQQNKVLETKWSLLQEQKTTRANIEPMFEAYISNLRRQLEGLGGERGRLETELKSMQDVVEDFKNKYEEEINRRTAAENEFVVLKKDVDAAYMNKVELEAKVDALMDEINFLRAFYDAELAQLQAQISETSVVLSMDNNRKLDLDSIIAEVKAQYEDIANRSRAEAESWYQIKYEELQQSAGRHGDDLRTTKMEISELNRMIQRLRSEIDNLKKQCATLQAAISDAEQRGELALKDAKHKLTELEDALQKAKQDMARQLREYQELMNVKLALDIEIATYRKLLEGEECRLTGEGVGPVNISVVSSSGGTGYSGGGGLCVGGSGYGAGFSSTSGRSMGGSTSSMRIISKTSTKRSYRS, encoded by the exons ATGACCCAACGGTCCTCTGTCACCATCAAGTCCGGGGGCACCCGGAACTTCAGCGCTTCCTCAGCCAGCCTCCTCTCAGGCTGCCGGCCCAGCTTCAGCTCTTTCTCCGTGTCCCAGGGCGGGAAGAGCTTCGGAGGTGGCTTTGGGGGCGGCTTTGGGACCAGGAGTCTCCACAACCTTGGGGGTAGCAAGAGAATCTCCGTCAGCGGGAGCTACCACTCCAGCCGTGCCGGCTTTGGTGGAGCTGGCTATGGGCTGGGTCTTGGGGGCACAGGGTACCGAGTCGGGGGAGCCTGCAGTGGGTTTGGATTTGGAAGTGGGATGATGTCTGGCGCTGGGGGCATCCAGGAGGTCACCGTCAACCAGAGCCTCCTGACCCCCCTCCACCTGGAGATCGACCCGTCTCTCCAGCGGGTGCGGAAGGAGGAGCGGGAGCAGATCAAGACTCTCAACAACAAGTTCGCCTCCTTTATCGACAAG GTGCGGTTCCTGGAGCAGCAGAACAAGGTCCTGGAGACCAAATGGAGCCTCCTGCAGGAGCAAAAGACCACCAGGGCCAACATCGAGCCCATGTTTGAAGCCTACATCAGCAACCTGAGGCGGCAGCTGGAGGGGCTGGGCGGAGAGCGGGGGAGGCTCGAGACGGAGCTGAAGAGCATGCAGGACGTGGTGGAGGACTTCAAGAACAA GTACGAAGAAGAGATCAACAGGCGCACAGCGGCCGAGAACGAGTTCGTGGTGCTCAAAAAG GACGTGGACGCCGCCTATATGAACAAGGTGGAGCTGGAGGCCAAGGTGGACGCCCTAATGGACGAGATCAACTTCCTGAGGGCTTTCTATGACGCG GAGCTGGCTCAGCTTCAGGCCCAGATCTCCGAGACCTCCGTGGTCCTCTCCATGGACAACAACCGCAAGCTGGACCTGGACAGCATCATCGCCGAGGTCAAAGCCCAGTACGAGGACATTGCCAATCGCAGCCGGGCGGAGGCTGAGTCCTGGTACCAGATCAAG TACGAGGAGCTGCAGCAGTCCGCTGGTCGGCACGGGGACGACCTCCGCACCACCAAGATGGAGATCTCCGAGCTGAACCGGATGATACAGAGGCTGCGTTCTGAGATCGATAACCTGAAGAAGCAG TGTGCCACGCTCCAGGCCGCCATCAGTGATGCCGAGCAGCGTGGGGAGCTGGCCCTCAAGGACGCCAAGCACAAGCTGACCGAGCTGGAGGACGCCCTGCAGAAGGCCAAGCAGGACATGGCGCGGCAACTGCGCGAGTACCAGGAGCTCATGAACGTCAAGCTGGCCCTGGACATCGAGATCGCCACCTACCGCAAGCTGCTGGAGGGCGAGGAGTGCAG ACTCACTGGGGAAGGCGTCGGACCCGTGAACATCT CCGTGGTCTCCTCCTCCGGGGGCACAGGCTACAGCGGGGGCGGCGGCCTCTGTGTGGGCGGGAGCGGCTATGGCGCTGGCTTCAGCTCCACCAGTGGCCGCAGCATGGGCGGCAGCACCTCCAGCATGCGCATCATCTCCAAGACTTCGACCAAGAGGAGTTATAGGAGCTAA